One window of Oreochromis niloticus isolate F11D_XX linkage group LG23, O_niloticus_UMD_NMBU, whole genome shotgun sequence genomic DNA carries:
- the LOC100696093 gene encoding growth/differentiation factor 8: MLLSLCLSVSVIFFSSSGFAMEMNQTSKLLGESGEQCSACDFREHSKQMRLHSIKSQILSILRLEQAPNISRDMIRQLIPKAPPLTQLLDQYDPRVEDEDHATTETIITMATTHNPIAQDELSCCLFSLSPKIQPKNILSAQLWVHLRPADVVTTVFLQVSRLKPGKEGNNTRVRVRSLKIDTDAGAGSWQSIDIKSLLQAWLRQPETHYGIEINAYDSKGEDLAVTSAEPGEEGLQPFIEVKILDNLKRSRRDSGLNCDEESVETRCCRYPLTVDFEEFGWDWIIAPKRYRANYCSGECEFLHLQQYPHAHLVNKANPRGTAGPCCTPTKMSPINMLYFNRKEQIIYGKISSMVVDHCGCS; this comes from the exons ATGCTCCTCTCGCTCTGCCTGAGCGTCTCCGTTATCTTCTTTTCCTCATCGGGTTTTGCCATGGAGATGAACCAGACCTCCAAGCTGCTGGGGGAGAGCGGAGAGCAGTGTTCGGCCTGCGACTTCCGGGAGCACAGCAAGCAGATGAGGCTCCACAGCATCAAGTCGCAAATCCTCAGCATCCTGCGGCTGGAGCAGGCGCCCAACATCAGCCGCGATATGATCCGCCAGCTGATCCCCAAAGCGCCtcctctgacacagctgctggaCCAGTATGATCCGCGGGTGGAGGACGAGGACCACGCAACCACGGAGACCATCATCACAATGGCAACAACGC ACAATCCAATCGCCCAGGACGAATTGTCCTGTTGTCTGTTCAGTCTCAGTCCAAAGATTCAGCCCAAAAACATCCTGAGCGCTCAGCTGTGGGTTCACCTGCGGCCTGCCGACGTGGTTACCACCGTCTTCCTGCAGGTCTCCCGCCTCAAACCTGGCAAGGAGGGAAACAACACCCGCGTCCGGGTTCGCTCCCTGAAGATTGACACCGACGCTGGTGCTGGCTCCTGGCAGAGCATCGACATCAAGTCTCTGCTGCAGGCTTGGCTTCGTCAACCAGAAACCCACTACGGCATAGAAATCAACGCCTATGACTCCAAAGGAGAAGATCTGGCCGTTACTTCAGCAGAGCCTGGAGAGGAAGGACTG CAACCCTTCATCGAGGTCAAGATCCTCGACAACCTCAAGAGATCCCGTCGTGACTCGGGCCTCAACTGTGATGAAGAGTCTGTGGAGACACGCTGCTGTAGATACCCACTCACCGTTGACTTTGAGGAGTTCGGTTGGGACTGGATTATCGCGCCCAAACGCTACCGAGCAAACTACTGCTCGGGGGAGTGTGAGTTCCTGCACCTGCAGCAGTACCCACATGCACACCTGGTGAACAAGGCTAACCCACGGGGTACAGCTGGGCCCTGCTGCACGCCCACCAAGATGTCGCCCATTAACATGCTCTACTTCAACCGCAAAGAGCAGATCATCTATGGAAAGATCTCCTCCATGGTGGTTGACCACTGTGGCTGCTCTTGA